In a genomic window of Mycolicibacter heraklionensis:
- a CDS encoding SDR family NAD(P)-dependent oxidoreductase, with protein sequence MAGYFDLTGRSAVVTGAAGGIGSAVAAALAQAGAAVLVTDVDGDAAAAVAEQISASGGRADSTALDVTNRDSADAAATKAAALADGKIHILINNAGVTRPAMFDKLTAESMRLLLDVHTVGAFNCTQAVLPYIPTDGTGRIVNVTSAAGLTGTLGQVNYSAAKAALIGFTKSLARELATRRICVNALAPLAATPMTETIRTNEKFAANMMNRIPMKRWAEPSEIAGAFVFMASDAASYVTGQVLPVDGGMVM encoded by the coding sequence ATGGCCGGCTACTTCGACCTGACCGGCCGAAGCGCGGTGGTCACCGGGGCGGCCGGCGGCATCGGCTCGGCGGTCGCGGCCGCACTGGCGCAGGCCGGGGCCGCGGTGCTGGTCACCGACGTCGACGGGGACGCGGCAGCCGCGGTGGCCGAACAGATTTCGGCATCGGGTGGCCGGGCCGACTCCACGGCGCTCGACGTCACGAACCGCGACTCGGCCGACGCGGCCGCCACCAAGGCCGCTGCACTGGCCGACGGAAAGATCCACATCCTGATCAACAACGCCGGGGTGACCCGCCCGGCGATGTTCGACAAACTCACCGCCGAGTCGATGCGACTGCTGCTCGACGTGCACACCGTCGGCGCCTTCAACTGCACCCAGGCGGTGCTGCCCTACATTCCCACCGACGGCACCGGTCGCATCGTCAACGTGACGTCGGCGGCGGGCCTGACCGGCACCCTCGGACAGGTCAACTACTCGGCCGCCAAGGCGGCGCTGATCGGCTTCACCAAGTCGCTGGCCCGGGAACTGGCCACCAGGAGGATCTGCGTCAACGCGCTGGCGCCGCTGGCGGCGACCCCGATGACCGAAACCATCCGCACCAATGAGAAGTTTGCGGCCAACATGATGAACCGCATCCCGATGAAGCGCTGGGCCGAACCCAGCGAGATCGCCGGCGCATTCGTCTTCATGGCTTCTGATGCCGCCTCCTACGTCACCGGGCAGGTACTGCCGGTCGACGGCGGCATGGTGATGTGA
- a CDS encoding thiamine pyrophosphate-binding protein — protein MGVPVYRRILELFEAEGVNTLFGIPDPNFVHMFVEAEQRGWSVVAPHHEESAGFMAEAASRMTGRPGLCIGTLGPGVANIAGAMMCARVENSPVVFLGGQRARITERRVRRGRIQFVRQEELFTPSVKYSASIEYADQTDEIVHEAIRRAMSGTPGPAYIEYPSHVILEELDVADPPEPHRYRLVNQRAGAPEVAQAAEIIRNASSPILLVGHGVHTSRSAAAVAELAELMACPVIQTSGGTAFIPGLEERTFPYGFSTAAVEAVAGSDVCVALGTELGEPVHYGTTRHWADRNGERKWIYVEQDPLAIGVNRPVDVALVGDLRGIVPQLVEELSRARPRTPSADLDRWIKQDADQLAELAETAPAGRSPVHPARFVVEATRAFPADGIMVRDGGATVIFQWTYSQAKPHDVMWNQNFGHLGTGLPYAVGASVAEGGKRPVMLLTSDSAFLFHIAELETAARLGLPLVCVVGVDHQWGLEVGVYKRTFEQPSPQPGVHWGKNVRFDTIAQGMGARGEFVDDETQIGPAIERAFAAGGTAVIHVCIDPKANSEEMPNYAEFRTWYAEGTQ, from the coding sequence GTGGGTGTGCCCGTCTATCGCCGGATCCTGGAACTGTTCGAGGCCGAAGGTGTCAACACGCTGTTCGGTATTCCCGACCCCAACTTCGTGCACATGTTCGTCGAGGCCGAACAACGCGGCTGGTCCGTGGTGGCGCCGCACCACGAGGAGAGTGCCGGGTTCATGGCCGAGGCGGCCTCGCGGATGACCGGCCGTCCTGGCCTGTGCATCGGCACCCTGGGGCCGGGGGTGGCCAACATCGCCGGCGCCATGATGTGCGCGCGGGTGGAGAACTCCCCGGTGGTGTTCCTCGGCGGCCAGCGTGCTCGCATCACCGAGCGCCGGGTGCGGCGTGGTCGCATCCAATTCGTCCGCCAGGAAGAGCTTTTCACGCCGTCGGTGAAGTACAGCGCCTCGATCGAATACGCCGACCAGACTGACGAGATCGTGCACGAGGCCATCCGCCGGGCCATGTCCGGCACCCCCGGACCGGCCTATATCGAATATCCGTCGCACGTCATCCTCGAAGAGCTTGACGTCGCCGATCCACCCGAGCCGCACCGCTACCGGCTGGTGAACCAGCGGGCCGGAGCGCCCGAGGTCGCGCAGGCCGCCGAGATCATCCGTAACGCGTCCAGCCCGATCCTGCTGGTGGGCCACGGCGTGCACACCTCGCGCAGTGCGGCCGCGGTCGCCGAGCTGGCGGAGCTGATGGCCTGCCCGGTGATCCAGACGTCCGGCGGCACGGCGTTCATCCCGGGCTTGGAAGAACGCACCTTTCCCTACGGCTTCTCGACCGCAGCCGTCGAGGCCGTCGCCGGGTCGGATGTCTGCGTGGCGCTGGGCACCGAGCTGGGGGAGCCGGTGCACTACGGCACCACCCGGCACTGGGCCGACAGGAACGGCGAGCGCAAGTGGATCTACGTCGAGCAGGACCCGCTGGCGATCGGGGTGAACCGGCCGGTGGACGTGGCGCTGGTGGGTGATCTGCGGGGCATCGTTCCGCAGCTCGTCGAAGAATTGAGCCGCGCTCGTCCCCGCACCCCGTCTGCCGATCTGGACCGGTGGATCAAACAGGACGCCGACCAGCTCGCCGAACTGGCCGAGACCGCACCGGCCGGCCGTTCCCCCGTGCACCCGGCGCGCTTCGTGGTCGAAGCGACTCGGGCTTTCCCCGCAGACGGCATCATGGTCCGCGACGGCGGCGCCACGGTGATCTTCCAATGGACCTATTCGCAGGCCAAGCCGCATGACGTGATGTGGAACCAGAACTTCGGTCACCTGGGCACCGGGTTGCCCTATGCCGTGGGCGCCTCGGTCGCCGAGGGCGGCAAGCGGCCGGTGATGCTGCTGACCAGCGACTCGGCGTTCCTGTTCCACATCGCCGAGCTGGAGACTGCGGCCCGGCTGGGTCTGCCGCTGGTCTGCGTCGTGGGCGTGGACCACCAATGGGGCCTGGAAGTCGGCGTCTACAAGCGCACCTTCGAGCAGCCCTCGCCGCAGCCCGGCGTGCACTGGGGCAAGAACGTCCGGTTCGACACGATCGCGCAGGGAATGGGTGCTCGCGGGGAGTTCGTCGACGACGAAACGCAGATCGGGCCGGCCATCGAGCGTGCGTTCGCCGCCGGCGGGACCGCGGTGATCCACGTCTGTATCGACCCCAAGGCGAACTCCGAAGAGATGCCCAACTACGCCGAGTTCCGTACCTGGTACGCCGAAGGAACCCAGTAA
- a CDS encoding enoyl-CoA hydratase/isomerase family protein, with protein MASDTAPVLLRADRDGVRTLTLNRPARKNAINPELWRQLRDALRDAADDPDLRALVITGAGGAFCSGADIGTPDDVHPVEKLRRLSDVALALYELTIPTIAKVTGVAVGAGWNLALGCDLVVATPESTFCQIFSKRGLSIDLGGSWLLPKIVGLQQAKRLALLAETIDADEAQALNLVTWVVGAGEIDAFVDDLADRLAAGPPRALAQTKALLNQGADATLPEALANEARAQIVNFAGTDAAEAYAAFAEKRPPRFTGGWPPKSTRSE; from the coding sequence ATGGCTTCCGACACTGCGCCCGTACTGCTGCGCGCCGACCGCGACGGCGTGCGGACGCTGACCCTGAACCGGCCCGCCCGCAAGAACGCGATCAACCCGGAGCTGTGGCGTCAGCTGCGGGATGCCCTGCGCGACGCCGCCGACGACCCCGACCTGCGTGCCCTGGTGATCACCGGCGCCGGTGGCGCGTTCTGCTCGGGCGCCGACATCGGCACCCCCGACGACGTCCACCCGGTGGAGAAGCTGCGCCGGCTCTCCGACGTCGCACTGGCCCTGTACGAGCTCACGATCCCCACGATCGCGAAAGTGACCGGCGTAGCGGTCGGGGCGGGCTGGAACCTGGCCCTGGGCTGCGACCTGGTGGTGGCGACACCGGAATCGACGTTCTGCCAGATCTTCTCGAAGCGCGGCCTCTCGATCGATCTGGGCGGCTCCTGGTTGCTGCCCAAGATCGTCGGCCTGCAACAGGCCAAGCGGCTCGCATTGCTTGCCGAGACCATCGACGCCGACGAGGCGCAGGCGTTGAACCTGGTGACCTGGGTGGTGGGTGCCGGCGAGATCGACGCATTCGTCGACGATCTCGCCGACCGACTGGCCGCCGGCCCGCCGCGGGCGCTGGCCCAGACCAAGGCTCTGCTCAATCAGGGCGCCGACGCCACCCTGCCCGAGGCCCTGGCCAATGAGGCGCGGGCCCAGATCGTGAACTTCGCGGGCACCGATGCCGCGGAAGCCTATGCCGCGTTCGCCGAGAAACGTCCGCCGCGCTTCACCGGCGGGTGGCCGCCGAAATCAACGAGATCGGAGTAG
- a CDS encoding TetR/AcrR family transcriptional regulator gives MTSPRPYATLLAKGEDRRQRILLAAEHLLARNGWRNTSLAQIARNAGVSAAGLLHHFASKEQLLHAVLDARDADDDSHADRTGDLIEEIQRVAERFTRAPELVGTFTVLLAENVLPEAPLHDRMLHRYRSALEIVAELIQRGMDDGRYRTDLNATAKAAEIIAFINGMEMSWLLDPSIPLTEVFTGYAETLARDFAPQEKGAQL, from the coding sequence GTGACGTCACCCCGGCCGTACGCCACACTTCTCGCCAAAGGCGAGGACCGCAGGCAGCGGATTCTGTTGGCGGCTGAACACCTGCTGGCGCGCAACGGCTGGCGCAACACCTCGCTGGCGCAGATCGCCCGCAACGCCGGCGTCAGCGCGGCCGGCCTGTTGCACCACTTCGCGTCCAAAGAACAGCTGCTGCACGCGGTGCTCGACGCCCGCGACGCCGACGACGATTCGCACGCCGACCGAACCGGAGACCTGATCGAGGAGATCCAGCGGGTGGCCGAGCGATTCACCCGAGCGCCCGAACTGGTCGGCACCTTCACCGTGCTGCTCGCCGAAAACGTCCTGCCGGAGGCGCCGCTGCACGACCGGATGCTGCACCGCTACCGCAGCGCGCTGGAGATCGTCGCCGAGCTGATCCAGCGCGGCATGGACGACGGCCGCTACCGCACAGACCTCAACGCGACCGCCAAGGCCGCGGAGATTATCGCCTTTATCAACGGAATGGAGATGTCATGGCTGCTGGATCCATCAATACCCCTGACCGAGGTGTTCACGGGGTACGCGGAAACGCTGGCCCGCGATTTCGCTCCGCAGGAAAAGGGCGCCCAGCTGTGA
- a CDS encoding acyl-CoA dehydrogenase family protein — MSGGMSFELTEDQQLIRQSVAELAAKFDDHYWMTKDQAHEFPREFYDAIAGGGWLGMTIPEEYGGHGLGITEATILAEEVARSGGGMNAASAIHLSIFGMQPVVVFGSDEMKAETLPRIAHGDLHVCFGVTEPTAGLDTSRITTFARRDGSDYVVNGRKVWISKALESEKILLLTRTESRDDVEKRGGKPTDGLTLFLTDIDRNHVDIRPITKMGRNAVSSNEVFIDDLRIPAAHRIGEEGKGFSYILHGLNPERMLIAAEALGIGRVALDRAVKYANERVVFDRPIGMNQGIQFPLADSLARLDAAELILRKATWLYDNGKSCGREANMAKYLCADAGFAAADRALQTHGGMGYSEEYNISRFFRESRLMKIAPVSQEMILNFLGSHVLGLPRSY, encoded by the coding sequence ATGTCCGGCGGAATGAGCTTCGAACTGACCGAGGATCAGCAGCTGATCCGGCAGTCGGTCGCCGAACTCGCGGCGAAGTTCGACGACCACTACTGGATGACCAAGGACCAGGCGCACGAGTTCCCGCGGGAGTTCTACGACGCCATCGCAGGCGGCGGCTGGCTCGGCATGACCATCCCCGAGGAGTACGGCGGCCACGGGTTGGGCATCACCGAGGCCACCATCCTGGCCGAGGAAGTGGCGCGTTCGGGCGGCGGGATGAACGCCGCCAGCGCGATCCACCTGTCGATCTTCGGCATGCAGCCGGTCGTGGTCTTCGGCTCGGATGAGATGAAGGCCGAGACCCTGCCCCGCATCGCCCACGGCGACCTGCACGTGTGCTTCGGCGTCACCGAACCGACCGCGGGCCTCGACACGTCGCGTATCACCACGTTCGCCCGCCGTGACGGCAGCGACTATGTGGTCAACGGCCGCAAGGTGTGGATCTCCAAAGCCCTTGAGTCCGAGAAGATCCTGTTGCTGACCCGCACCGAGTCCCGCGACGACGTGGAAAAGCGCGGGGGCAAACCCACCGACGGTCTCACGCTGTTCCTCACCGACATCGACCGCAACCACGTCGACATCCGGCCCATCACCAAGATGGGCCGCAACGCGGTGTCGTCCAACGAGGTGTTCATCGACGACCTGCGCATCCCGGCCGCACACCGGATCGGCGAAGAGGGCAAGGGCTTTTCCTACATCCTGCACGGGCTCAACCCGGAGCGCATGCTGATCGCCGCCGAGGCCCTGGGCATCGGCCGGGTCGCGCTCGACCGTGCGGTCAAGTACGCCAACGAGCGCGTGGTGTTCGACCGGCCGATCGGCATGAACCAGGGCATCCAGTTCCCGCTCGCCGACTCACTGGCCCGCCTGGACGCCGCCGAATTGATCCTGCGCAAGGCCACCTGGCTCTACGACAACGGCAAGTCCTGCGGCCGTGAGGCGAACATGGCCAAATATCTCTGTGCCGATGCCGGTTTCGCCGCGGCGGACCGCGCTTTGCAGACCCACGGCGGGATGGGCTACTCGGAGGAATACAACATCTCCCGGTTCTTCCGGGAGTCCCGTCTGATGAAGATCGCCCCGGTCAGCCAGGAGATGATCCTGAACTTCCTCGGTTCGCACGTGCTCGGCCTGCCGAGGAGCTACTGA
- a CDS encoding CaiB/BaiF CoA transferase family protein codes for MPEPSNAPLAGITVVALEQAVSAPMCTRALADFGARVIKVENPDGGDFARYYDDVVNGQAAHFVWVNRGKESLTLDLKSEAGRDVLHRLLDRADVLVSNLAPGATARLGLSPEQMAQRHPNVIAVEIDGYGTGGPLSHKRAYDLLVQAESGVCSVTGNPGAPAKPGPPVADVTTGLYAALSIMALLVGRKEAVAQPDSPAPSVSVSLFDTMAEMMGYHLTYARHSGIDQQPLGMSSPAVAPYGAYPTADGHTVVLGTTNDREWQRLARELLGRNDLADDPRFAGNADRVANRAVLDEAIAAWCAANTLAHIQNAADAAGIGNARYNAPSDVLAHPQLAERDRWQSIDTPAGPIPSLLPPPVIAGYRPPMGAVPGLGEHTDAVLDELGLTGEEIAALRAHGAIGQAGR; via the coding sequence ATGCCGGAGCCGTCAAATGCACCGCTCGCCGGCATCACCGTGGTGGCGCTGGAACAGGCGGTGTCGGCGCCGATGTGCACCCGCGCCCTGGCCGACTTCGGCGCGCGGGTCATCAAGGTGGAAAACCCCGACGGCGGCGATTTCGCCCGCTACTACGACGACGTCGTCAACGGCCAGGCGGCGCACTTCGTCTGGGTCAACCGGGGCAAAGAGTCTTTGACCCTGGACCTGAAAAGCGAAGCGGGACGCGATGTCCTGCACCGGCTGTTGGACCGCGCCGACGTGCTGGTGTCCAACCTCGCGCCGGGCGCCACCGCACGGCTGGGCCTGTCGCCCGAGCAGATGGCGCAGCGGCACCCCAACGTGATCGCCGTCGAGATCGACGGCTACGGCACCGGCGGACCGCTGTCGCACAAGCGGGCCTACGACCTGCTGGTGCAGGCCGAGTCCGGAGTCTGCTCGGTGACCGGCAACCCGGGCGCCCCGGCCAAACCGGGCCCGCCGGTCGCCGACGTCACCACCGGCCTGTACGCGGCGCTGTCGATCATGGCCCTGCTGGTCGGCCGCAAAGAAGCAGTCGCCCAACCGGATTCGCCGGCGCCGTCGGTCAGCGTGAGCCTGTTCGACACCATGGCCGAGATGATGGGCTACCACCTGACCTACGCGCGGCACTCCGGGATCGACCAGCAGCCACTGGGCATGAGCTCACCGGCCGTGGCGCCCTACGGCGCGTACCCGACCGCCGACGGGCACACCGTGGTCCTGGGCACCACCAACGACCGAGAATGGCAGCGCCTGGCCCGGGAACTGCTGGGCCGCAACGACCTCGCCGATGACCCGCGCTTTGCCGGCAACGCCGACCGGGTCGCAAACCGCGCAGTCCTGGACGAGGCGATCGCCGCGTGGTGCGCTGCGAACACGTTGGCGCACATCCAGAACGCTGCCGACGCCGCCGGGATCGGCAACGCCCGCTACAACGCGCCCAGCGACGTGCTGGCGCACCCGCAACTGGCCGAACGCGACCGCTGGCAAAGCATCGACACCCCGGCCGGCCCGATCCCGTCGCTGCTGCCGCCGCCGGTGATCGCCGGCTACCGCCCGCCGATGGGGGCGGTGCCGGGACTGGGCGAACACACCGACGCCGTGCTGGACGAGCTGGGTCTGACCGGCGAGGAGATCGCCGCTCTACGCGCCCACGGTGCGATAGGGCAGGCTGGGCGCTGA
- a CDS encoding thiolase family protein, with amino-acid sequence MRPTVIVGAVRTPVGKRNGGLAGTHAADLSAIVLNELMERTGTDPGIVDDVVWGCVSQVGDQSSNIGRYAVLAAGWPEHVPATTVNRACGSSQQALDFAVQAVMSGQQDIVVAGGVEVMSRVPLGAARATGEPFGPKALARYDGFQFNQGIGAEMICEKWGFDRAQVDEYSARSHELAAAAQDTGAFRDQIVPVATDGGVVDADEGIRRGTTAEKLAGLKPAFRDDGLIHAGNSSQISDGAAALLVMSEAEAARRGLTPLVRYTAGAVTGADPVLMLTGPIPATAKVLKRAGLGIDDIGVFEVNEAFAPVPMAWLAETGADATRLNPVGGAIALGHPLGASGAVLMTRMIHHMRDNGIRYGLQTMCEGGGTANATIVELVG; translated from the coding sequence ATGCGACCCACGGTGATCGTCGGAGCGGTACGCACCCCCGTCGGAAAGCGCAACGGCGGGCTGGCCGGCACCCATGCCGCGGACCTGTCCGCGATCGTGCTCAACGAACTGATGGAGCGCACCGGAACCGACCCGGGCATCGTCGACGACGTGGTGTGGGGCTGCGTGTCGCAGGTGGGCGACCAGTCCTCCAACATCGGCCGGTACGCGGTACTGGCCGCCGGATGGCCCGAACACGTCCCGGCGACCACGGTCAACCGGGCCTGCGGCTCCAGCCAGCAGGCGCTGGACTTCGCCGTGCAGGCCGTGATGTCGGGCCAGCAGGACATCGTGGTCGCCGGCGGTGTGGAGGTGATGAGCAGGGTCCCGCTCGGTGCCGCCCGCGCCACCGGGGAACCCTTCGGCCCGAAAGCGCTTGCCCGCTATGACGGATTTCAGTTCAACCAGGGCATCGGCGCCGAGATGATCTGCGAGAAGTGGGGCTTTGACCGCGCCCAGGTCGATGAATATTCGGCGCGCTCACACGAGTTGGCCGCCGCCGCGCAGGACACCGGTGCGTTCCGCGACCAGATCGTCCCGGTCGCGACCGACGGCGGCGTGGTGGACGCCGATGAGGGCATCCGCCGCGGCACCACCGCCGAGAAGCTGGCGGGACTCAAGCCCGCCTTCCGCGACGACGGATTGATCCACGCCGGCAACTCGTCGCAGATCTCCGACGGCGCCGCAGCGCTTTTGGTGATGAGCGAAGCGGAGGCCGCCCGGCGCGGGCTGACCCCGCTGGTGCGCTACACCGCCGGCGCGGTGACCGGAGCCGACCCGGTACTGATGCTCACCGGTCCCATCCCGGCGACCGCGAAGGTGCTCAAGCGGGCGGGACTGGGCATCGACGACATCGGCGTATTCGAGGTCAACGAGGCCTTCGCCCCGGTGCCCATGGCATGGCTGGCCGAGACCGGCGCCGACGCCACGCGTCTCAACCCGGTGGGCGGGGCGATCGCACTCGGCCACCCGCTCGGCGCATCCGGCGCGGTGCTGATGACCCGGATGATTCATCACATGCGCGACAACGGGATTCGCTATGGCCTGCAGACCATGTGTGAAGGCGGTGGCACCGCCAACGCCACCATCGTCGAGCTGGTCGGTTAG
- a CDS encoding fatty-acid--CoA ligase, with the protein MPDPLARSLVLVTDYRVPDPAKVWPLMQRHRDNLAHLGAHHVLVYTSAVDPGRVLAVMALHAAQPVVDLLRDEAFMAWFDAVGVSDIPAVFAGSLVERIDLTDPASLAEPPGVVVAAVAEVGDTKALISHVHATEKHFTAAGIRKILIFQAFDNPREIFMLQEADDELGAGQWINEPEFASEWITRAGVGIYPPVFVGRLAHLMRVGDEAEPADEPAS; encoded by the coding sequence ATGCCTGACCCACTGGCACGCTCCCTGGTGCTGGTGACGGACTATCGGGTGCCCGATCCGGCCAAGGTCTGGCCGCTGATGCAGCGACACCGCGACAACCTCGCCCACTTGGGCGCCCATCACGTGCTCGTCTACACCTCGGCGGTGGATCCAGGCCGGGTGCTGGCGGTGATGGCGCTCCACGCCGCGCAGCCGGTAGTCGACCTGCTGCGTGATGAGGCCTTCATGGCCTGGTTCGACGCCGTCGGCGTCAGCGACATCCCGGCGGTGTTCGCCGGGTCATTGGTGGAGCGCATCGATCTCACCGATCCGGCGAGCCTCGCCGAACCGCCGGGCGTAGTAGTCGCGGCGGTGGCCGAAGTCGGCGACACCAAGGCACTGATCTCGCATGTTCATGCCACCGAGAAGCACTTCACCGCGGCCGGTATCCGAAAGATCTTGATATTCCAGGCCTTCGACAACCCGCGCGAGATCTTCATGCTGCAGGAAGCAGACGACGAGCTCGGTGCCGGCCAATGGATCAACGAACCGGAGTTCGCCTCCGAGTGGATCACCCGAGCCGGCGTCGGGATCTATCCGCCGGTGTTCGTCGGCCGCCTGGCGCACCTGATGCGCGTCGGCGACGAAGCGGAACCGGCCGACGAGCCGGCGAGCTGA
- a CDS encoding acyl-CoA dehydrogenase family protein, translating to MRRDLFTQDHEAFRALARDFVEKHVVPEYPNWEKAGRMPREVFEHLGSLGMLGVAIPEEYGGGGIDDYRYNVVLQEEAARALVTLSTVRTQLEVILPYFLHYTNDEQRARWFPGMAAGKLLTAIAMTEPGTGSDLAGMRTTAVRDGEDYILNGAKTFITGGIQADLVIVVARTSTDPDNRRAGLTLLVVEDGMPGFERGRELDKMGCKVQDTAELSFTDVRVPAANRLGAEGEAFGYLGHNLAQERLTVAVGSVAQARSALAATIDYVQNRNVFGSPVASFQNTKFELAAVSTEIEAAQCMLDRAVADHVEGVLSGADAARTKLFCTEMQARVIDRCLQLFGGYGYMMEYPIARLYTDARVARIYAGTSEVMKMIVAKSLGL from the coding sequence ATGCGGCGCGATCTGTTCACCCAAGACCACGAGGCGTTCCGGGCGCTGGCCCGCGACTTCGTCGAAAAGCACGTCGTGCCGGAATACCCCAACTGGGAGAAGGCCGGCCGGATGCCCCGCGAGGTGTTCGAACACCTGGGCTCGCTGGGGATGCTCGGCGTGGCCATCCCTGAGGAGTACGGCGGCGGGGGCATCGACGACTACCGCTACAACGTGGTGCTGCAAGAGGAAGCGGCGCGTGCCCTGGTCACGCTGTCCACGGTGCGCACCCAACTCGAGGTGATCCTGCCCTACTTCCTGCACTACACGAACGACGAACAGCGGGCCCGCTGGTTCCCCGGGATGGCGGCCGGCAAGCTGCTCACCGCGATCGCGATGACCGAGCCGGGCACCGGATCGGACCTGGCCGGAATGCGCACCACCGCCGTGCGAGACGGCGAGGACTACATCCTCAACGGGGCCAAGACCTTCATCACCGGCGGCATCCAGGCCGACCTGGTGATCGTGGTGGCCCGGACCTCCACCGATCCCGACAACCGTCGCGCAGGCCTGACCCTGCTGGTGGTCGAGGACGGCATGCCGGGCTTCGAGCGGGGCCGCGAACTGGACAAGATGGGCTGCAAGGTCCAAGACACCGCCGAGCTGTCCTTCACCGACGTGCGGGTTCCGGCGGCCAACCGGCTGGGGGCCGAGGGCGAGGCCTTCGGCTACCTGGGCCACAACCTCGCCCAGGAGCGCCTCACCGTGGCGGTCGGGTCGGTCGCGCAGGCCCGCTCCGCGCTGGCCGCGACCATCGACTACGTCCAGAACCGCAACGTATTCGGCTCCCCGGTCGCGTCGTTCCAGAACACCAAGTTCGAACTGGCCGCGGTCTCCACCGAGATCGAGGCTGCCCAGTGCATGCTCGACCGGGCGGTCGCCGACCACGTCGAGGGTGTCCTGTCGGGCGCCGACGCCGCGCGCACCAAACTGTTCTGCACCGAGATGCAGGCCCGGGTCATCGACCGCTGTCTGCAGCTGTTCGGCGGCTACGGCTACATGATGGAGTACCCGATCGCCCGGCTGTACACCGATGCGCGGGTGGCCCGGATCTATGCCGGGACCAGCGAGGTGATGAAGATGATCGTCGCCAAGTCGCTGGGGTTGTGA